In Isosphaera pallida ATCC 43644, the sequence TCGCCGGTGCCCACGATTGAGGCGGCCAGGATCAATCCAGGCCCGATTTGCCGAAAGGCGCGGCCCCAAGTTCGCGGCGGTTCCTGGATCGTGGTGGGCGATTCCAACCCAATCGCCGTGGTCTGGTGGTCGGACGCGGGCGGGGTGAAATCTTGGGGCGACGCGGACGCCTGGGCGTTGATCACGGAGGCGGGGGGAGGGTCGGTCATGGCGGCGAGGGTCGAATCTCTTCCCTTCTCTTCATCTCTTCTCGGGGTTCCGCGGCAGCGAGCGAAACGCGCCGACGCGCTCCAAACAGGGTCTCCGACCTTACCGTTGTGTTTGAGAGGCCGAAAGTGGGAAGTGGGGAGTGGGGTGTGGGGTGTGGGGTGTGGGGTGTGGGGTGTGGGGTGTGGGGTGTGGGGTGTGGGAAGTGGGAAGTGGGGTGTGGGAAGTGGGAAGTGGGGTGTGGGAAGTGGGAAGTGGGGTGTGGGAAGTGGGGTGTGGGAAGTGGGAAGTGGGGAGTGGGGTGTGGGGTGTGGTGAGCAAGCCACCAACCGGAGTCGAAGAGCACAGCCGGACTCGGAAATGGCAAGTCGCAGGCTAACCTAGGAGTGACAATTCGCAGACAGATACAGAACTCATATTAAGTTGATGTACATCGAGATATGTGATCTAAATAATGTCAGAATTTACATAAATTTTTATTAAATTTCTTACAAAATTACATTTAACTCTCTAGAATTCTTATTTTCAAAGACGATTTTCTAAACTTTTTCGGAGCCCCGCAATCATACGACTGATTGTTTCGGTTTGGTTGAGGAGATCGTCGAGTATCGGCTTTGGAAGAAAATGAAGTCGCCAACTGAGAATCAAATGTGTTTCCAGCTCTTTGAGAGAGCCTCTAGCGATGCTGAGAAAATTGAGAAACTCTTTTGTACTCTGTCGTCCTTGTCCCTCTGCGATGTTTGCTGGAATCGAAGAGGATGCTCTTCGAATTTGGGTTGTGAGACCGAAAAGTTCTTGTTTCGGATAACTTCTAGTCACTCTGTAGCAGATTACGGCAAGATCCATTGCCTTCCGCCAAACTTCGAGGTCGCGGTATGATTGGAGAGTCACTGTCATCTCCCGCGTGTGTGAAATGTGGAGTGTGCTAAGCGCCTGCTCAACATGATTTTCGTGGCGTTTCTCAAACTTTCCTCATTTCACACAAGATCCTCTCTCGGTTTCAAGAACTTTTTTCCCTACAAGT encodes:
- a CDS encoding four helix bundle protein, producing MTVTLQSYRDLEVWRKAMDLAVICYRVTRSYPKQELFGLTTQIRRASSSIPANIAEGQGRQSTKEFLNFLSIARGSLKELETHLILSWRLHFLPKPILDDLLNQTETISRMIAGLRKSLENRL